In Salinibacterium sp. ZJ70, one DNA window encodes the following:
- a CDS encoding PHP domain-containing protein, translating into MLGPIDLHAHSRVSDGTQTPAELVAAGVEAGLGVLAITDHDSTAGWSEAFAAARGTGLEIMPGIELSTQLDYASVHILGYMIDPANPALVATTDEIRAERLSRAESMVRRIAVDYALDWDDVLAQTTPGTTIGRPHIADALVARGHVSDRSAAFATILHWRGGYYRPHPAPLPAAGVRLIAEAGGVPVMAHPASRGPERLWTDERLRALVDAGLFGVELHHRDNLPSARGRWEQIAKRYGLVVTGSSDYHGAGKPNLLAENTTSPEVYAAIVAHGTGTQPFSG; encoded by the coding sequence ATGCTCGGCCCGATCGATCTGCACGCCCATTCGCGCGTCTCCGATGGCACGCAGACGCCTGCCGAGCTCGTCGCAGCGGGAGTGGAAGCGGGCCTCGGAGTGCTCGCGATCACCGACCATGACTCGACCGCCGGATGGAGTGAGGCGTTCGCTGCCGCGCGCGGCACAGGGCTCGAGATCATGCCCGGCATCGAACTCTCGACCCAGCTCGACTACGCGAGCGTGCACATCCTCGGCTACATGATCGACCCGGCGAATCCGGCGCTCGTCGCGACGACGGATGAGATCCGGGCGGAGCGCCTCTCACGCGCCGAATCGATGGTGCGGCGCATCGCGGTGGACTACGCCCTCGACTGGGATGACGTTCTCGCTCAGACGACGCCGGGCACCACGATCGGGCGCCCGCACATCGCGGACGCGCTCGTCGCTCGCGGGCACGTGTCGGACCGCTCGGCGGCATTCGCGACGATCCTGCACTGGCGCGGCGGGTACTACCGGCCGCATCCGGCGCCGCTGCCTGCCGCGGGCGTGCGGCTGATCGCCGAAGCGGGCGGTGTTCCCGTGATGGCGCATCCGGCCTCGCGCGGCCCCGAACGCCTCTGGACGGATGAGCGCCTGCGCGCTCTCGTGGACGCGGGCCTCTTCGGTGTCGAACTGCACCACCGCGACAACCTGCCGAGCGCACGGGGGCGCTGGGAGCAGATCGCGAAGCGCTACGGCCTCGTCGTCACCGGATCGAGCGACTACCACGGTGCGGGCAAGCCCAACCTGCTCGCCGAGAACACCACGTCGCCCGAGGTGTATGCGGCGATCGTCGCGCATGGCACGGGAACGCAGCCGTTCAGCGGCTGA